One genomic window of Magnolia sinica isolate HGM2019 chromosome 3, MsV1, whole genome shotgun sequence includes the following:
- the LOC131240591 gene encoding 28 kDa ribonucleoprotein, chloroplastic produces the protein MAAIGSCFSVATIRSKHLSSLDSTVLGITCPRALPVVTTVAYNHPIDSVSIGIALIKWRVSKISAAVAQEEVTAAIETEPIENEEEEGEEGSVEEGVESEPLNTKLYFGNLPYNCDSAQLAGIIQDYGSPEMVEVLYDRDTGRSRGFAFVTMSSIEDCNAVIENLDGSEYGGRTLRVNFSDKPKPKEPLYPETEYKLFVGNLSWSVTSESLTQAFQEYGNVVGARVLFDGDTGKSRGYGFVCYSTQQEMEAALEYLNGVELEGRTMRVSLALGKRS, from the exons ATGGCAGCCATTGGATCTTGTTTCTCTGTGGCCACTATCCGATCAAAGCACTTATCATCGTTGGATAGTACGGTCCTTGGGATCACTTGTCCACGCGCATTGCCTGTAGTGACAACTGTAGCTTACAATCATCCAATCGACTCTGTGTCAATCGGAATCGCCTTGATCAAGTGGCGGGTGTCTAAGATCTCGGCTGCTGTGGCCCAGGAGGAAGTGACAGCTGCGATTGAGACGGAGCCCATCGaaaatgaggaggaagaaggagaggaaggatcaGTTGAAGAGGGAGTAGAAAGTGAACCTTTGAATACAAAACTTTATTTTGGTAATCTGCCTTATAATTGTGATAGTGCCCAATTAGCTGGGATTATTCAAGATTATGGAAGCCCAGAGATGGTTGAG GTGCTCTATGACAGAGACACTGGAAGAAGCAGAGGTTTTGCTTTTGTTACCATGAGCAGCATCGAAGATTGTAACGCGGTCATCGAGAATCTGGACGGAAGt GAATATGGTGGGCGGACGTTGAGGGTGAACTTTTCGGACAAACCCAAGCCCAAAGAGCCTTTGTATCCTGAAACTGAGTACAAGCTTTTCGTGGGTAACCTGTCTTGGTCCGTCACCTCCGAAAGCCTAACCCAAGCATTCCAAGAATATGGCAATGTGGTTGGAGCTCGGGTTTTGTTTGATGGCGACACGGGCAAGTCTCGTGGTTACGGTTTCGTATGCTACTCAACCCAACAAGAGATGGAAGCTGCCCTTGAATATCTCAATGGAGTG GAGCTGGAAGGGCGAACCATGCGGGTCAGCCTGGCACTAGGCAAGCGATCTTAA
- the LOC131240592 gene encoding uncharacterized protein LOC131240592 — MGSTGSPLLQALSLPRSHRTRPTACAAYASKSEPKVHYPAVLHGRRQCLFLLTALTATRTLPSLAEDIPLFGLRKKLRKAEEEAEEILREGERAVEKGIEVAEKGIVTVEKEIVTVESEIGTVGSFAVAGDLVQAGVVAAAEVLGVVIASSVVNGILGPEAQKY, encoded by the coding sequence atggGTTCCACAGGCTCGCCCCTGCTCCAGGCCCTCTCTCTACCACGCTCGCATCGCACGCGCCCCACCGCCTGCGCGGCGTACGCTTCTAAAAGTGAGCCCAAAGTCCATTACCCGGCCGTCCTCCACGGCCGACGGCAGTGCTTGTTCTTGTTAACGGCGTTAACGGCGACGAGAACGCTTCCGTCGCTGGCGGAGGACATCCCGCTCTTCGGGCTGCGGAAGAAGCTGAGAAAGGCGGAGGAAGAGGCGGAGGAGATACTGCGGGAGGGGGAGAGGGCGGTGGAGAAGGGGATTGAGGTGGCGGAGAAAGGGATCGTGACGGTTGAGAAAGAGATCGTGACGGTGGAGAGTGAGATCGGGACGGTCGGAAGTTTTGCAGTGGCGGGAGATTTGGTGCAGGCGGGAGTGGTTGCTGCTGCGGAGGTTTTGGGTGTCGTGATTGCTTCATCCGTTGTCAATGGGATTCTCGGTCCTGAAGCCCAGAAATACTAA